The stretch of DNA ACCAGTGTTTCATTTTGCACCTCCCTCTACAAAACGGCCTCCAGCAGGCAATAGAGCAATGTCTGCCTCCGGGATAACCATGGTATCTACACAGTGCCAGATAACATGCCAGAGTCTGGACTCAGCAATTCAGATGCTGCACTGACAGAGGCATGAAGCCCTTCGGTGGCGGCAGCACAGAAGCTCTTTGTCCTTCCTGGACACAGAGAAGACATTGCAGGGAGATACGGGAGGACTCGTGCCATTTAAATGCAACTGCTCTGCATCCTCCCCAGCAGAGAGGCCATGCTCAAAGGAGCTGGCCTGTACTACCTAAACCCTAAGCCTTCACCCTCGAATCAGCCAGCAAGCAAGAGGGAAAACAGCTGCCAAATCCAAGCAGAGGGTTTGTGCTGGGTGAGGGATGAAGCTTGCAATAAGACCCAAGTTTTAGTAACCAAAAAAATTGCACTGGCAATTAAATCTGGTCAGAACAATTCCGTCACCTAAAGTATCAGAATACACCCCTGTCTCTTGCTTTTGTTGGCCTAATACAAAAAGCTGTTGATCGGGagggtatcatagaatcatagaatgggttgtgttggaagggacctttaaaggccatctagtgcaaccccctgcagggagcagggacatcttcaactagagcaggttgctcagagcctcatccagcctggccttgaatgtctccagggatggggcctccaccccctctctgggcaacctgggccagtgtctcaccaccctcagtgtaaagaacttcttcctgatgtctgatctaaacctgccctgctctagtttaaagccattgcccctcgtcctgtcgctacatgcccttgcaaacagcccctcctcatctctcctggagcccccttcAGTACTAAGGCACTTTCCAACACAAGGCATATATTAAGTTGTTAAATGGtcccctgtggaaaaaaaacagtgtttctcaTAGCTGAGAAATGTTTCAAACACAGCCTTAGGGATGAGTCCTttgcctgctgcagcagagatCAGTCCTGTTCTGGAGAAGGGACAGGGCACGAGGGCTGGCTggtcaccccctgccaccagcagccgCCACACAGTTCTGCGGCGCTGCAAGGGAAGAGCCCCGAGGAGGACAGCTTAGTGGaagcggggaggggagaagaaatgtatttgtgGCATGTCTTGTTTTATCTTGTGCTTAATATGAATAAACAATGACTATATGCATGGTGAAACCAAAACAAGGAATTCAAAACTGACCAGACTgctctgcatatatatatttaattcagGATTTTCTCCGAAATATACCTGACAGTGTTCTATCCTCAGACATGCACGGACTGTGGATGGAAGCTGTGGACACGGAAAATAGGGCACATAAGATTGAAGCTATCAAAAGGTTTGTAAAAGCCTTTGTAAAAGCTTCTTttggtgggagaaggggaaacatACGGCCCTAAGCACAGACTTCATCTTCTGGGAGACTCCTGGCAATGCTCCAGGCCACAGCAGAGCTATTGCCGATTGCCACTGCCACTGGtcagaacattttcctttcaatGGTCTTCTATGCGCATTGTTAACGTTTCTGACCCCAAAAAAATGTCATTGGAAAATTCTTTTCTGATGACCAGTTGAAATTACCAGAACCAGCAAACTGAAAAAGCACAGTAATTCAGCCACCAGTACGTGGAATGTTAGTGGAATTGGGTCCTTAACAATGGGAACTGTTTTCTTATGTGCACAATATGAAGCTGATCATCATAGTGGCAGTTAGAAGAAATCGCCCTGCCCAGATGGTGACTGGGACCTTGCAAATGGCTTTACTGCCTTGAAACTGCTGCCCTGAGCAAGAACAGTCCCTCAGCGTCCCGTGGGATGTGCAGTGTATCAAACCTCTTCTTGTCAATGGCCCAGCTCGGTTGTTGAACCGTACCATTTGGCCTGGGCCTCCTTCCTCCGTTGTCTCTATAGCATGGGACACAGGCAATGGCACTGGCGCGTGTGCTGCTGGCCTGGAGCTGTGCGCGTCTCCTTTGGGCGATCGTTGTTTTGTTAAGGCATCAGGGACTTCTACCCACGAGTCCTGGATGTTAAGTCCCTTGGTCGCTCCAGCTCTGTGACCAGAGTGGGTAGGCAACATGGGTGTAAAGTTGTGGCTCTCACAGAAGTTGGTGGAGGGGGTTGACTTACTTTATTATCAAATGTGAATGTCTCGAACTGGTTGCAAAAGGGCAGAAGGGGGCAAAAGTTTTGGGAAGCAACTTCTGATATTTGAAGAGCAGATTTTTGTGAACAgcactgttttcctttgttcccGCTCTCTGAATAGTCTTGTCAACCAGCTTCCAGAGGCCAACCTCATCTTACTCAGACACCTCTTTGGAGTCCTCCATCATATTGAGCAGAATTCCGGAGTGAATCAGATGAATGCCTTTAACCTGGCTCTTTGCATAGCACCCAATATGCTGTGGCTACCAAGTCCCACTGGGCCTGAAGAGGAGAGCAGGTCTACAAAGAAGGTAATCTTTCGTGGCTTTGGGCTCGTGCTTGTCTTCCCCTTTTATGGCTTTTTATGGGCAATGTATTTTATAGACTAAAGGAAGGCCTGGGATCAGTGACAGTGCTGGCTGAGCGGCATCCGAGCTCCATCCTTGCCCCTGTGCAGCTGTGCCCATGCTGGTCAGGGAATTTAGCCATTCGGTTTATCCAGGGTGGAAAGGGAAGCTGTGGTTACTTGACCAGATGAACTTCCTACGTATGGTCAGGCAAGCACAAGAAAGATGGAACAGCTGAAGTTAGACACTGCCACTTCAGCTGGGTCTAAAGCCgccttggaatcatagaatgtgttgggttgaagggacctttaaaggccatctagtgcaacccccctgcagggagcagggacatcttcaactagaccaggttgctcagagcctcatccagcctggccttgaatgtctccagggatggggcctccaccccctctctgggcaacctgggccagtgtctcaccaccctcagtgtaaagaacttcttcctaatgtctgatctaaacctgccctgctctagtttaaggccattgcccctcgtcctgtcgctacatgcccttgcaaacagcccctccccagctttcatgtaggcccccttcagggactggacgGCCACTATTAGGTCTCCCAGTTTGCAGAGACAAAGTAAGCAATGAGAGCGCATCAGAGGGGAGGAATGCTTGCTTGTGGCTTATGAGGTGCTATCTATAGTAAGGAAAGTTGTAGAATGTGCTGTACCCGGCTCACTGTACCACTTCATGTAGCTCATATTCTTGCCCCAGGTGTAGTTCATACAGTTGCATTGCCACGTTCTTAACAGCTCCTTGAGCAAAAGGTTCTGTGGACAATTAAATCTTTGTCAAGGGGAAAGGAACACTCTGGGACTGATCTGATTTGCTTTATATAGCTGGCTATATTTTCATGAAAGTGACTCTGTAAATTTGTGTCTTTGCCAGGTGGCCTTGTTAGTGCAGTTCCTGATTGAAAACTCAGGAGAGATTTTTGGAGGTGACATTGCTTCCTTGTTTCAAAGACCAGACAAAAAGAAGTCCAAAAACTCAGAGGAATCGCTGGGTAAGTTGGTGGTACTGTACCTTCCAGAcatgtttaaaatcttttaatagATAAACTCCTCATGCGAAAAGAGTTTGCTTTCCCTTCGTGTGTCTCTTCCAAGGAAAAGCATTGGAAaagagttggttttggttttccctttGCCTGTCAGCCATAGGCAGGAAGAGAGGGCAAAGCAGAGGGCCGAGGTGCATCACTTTGAATGTGTCCCTGAGGATAGCTGTCTGTCTTTGTGGCTGCTGTTCAACCTGTTCCAGCCACGACAAGAATTTAGTGTAGCCTTAGCAATGCCATTTCCCGGCAGTCTTTTCTCCAGAATAGTTCTGTAAAGCTAAACCAAATGGTTGAACGGAAAGAGATCGAGTTGTCTTTGTTAACTGTGCTACGAATACCGGGAAAGCTCAGGTCATCGAGCCAGAATTTTTTATGTTGTTCCCAGTCCTGCTCTGCTCCCGTGAAAATAATGGATCATCTTTGCTTTGCGATGGACTTGATAATATTTCCCTGCCTTGATTGTAAGGTATTGTGTGGGGTTAGGAGACATAGGCAACAAATTAATTTGTGTTCTCTGCCGCAGACATAGGCTTGGCTCAGCATGATGATTCCTCTGATGAGCTGGAATTTTCTGCCTGTGACCCAGAAGGACCAAAGCACCACCTGGTTTCTGAAGCAGATGCCATTTTCGAACCATCCAGCGGCTTGCTACTCGATGAGGACCAGGAAGACTGGGACTTGTTCAGTGAGATCACAGCCTGCTACCAAAGCAAAGTCCGGAAGAACGCCAGTGCAGACAGCTACGACCTCCTGGAAGAGGAGGGCTCCTTCTGCTCCATCGGCTCAATACGCTCGCTCAGCCCGGCCAGGGACCGGTGCTCGTCAGAGCCCAGCGTctgcctcagctcccagctccctgctcagaGCCACGAGCCGGTGGCCCGCCAGTCCAGCTGCGATGCCACCATCATGCGCAGCCATACAGACTACATCCACAGGCTCAAGCAGCTGCAGGTGGAGAGCCAGAAGCTGATTGATGAAGGCCTAAGCCCTGGGGGTAATAAGGCCAGGCAGACCTTGTGGCAGTCACCTCAGACCAGCTCCAGGGTGAAGAAGCTCAGCCTTCAGAAATCCAGCCTGTCCAACAGGTCcagcttctccagcctgtcctctACCACCACCTCCCCGTCAGCCTCCTCGCTCAGCTCCTTAGACAGTGCTTTCTCCTACTGCTCAGAGTCATCAGCCATTAGCCCCACAGACGTCTCATCCCTGCCATTCATGTTCGGCACGTCTGCCAGGCTTCACGCCGTGTCCCCCAAGATCGCCAAGAGGTCCCCAAAAGAGTGGCACAAGTCCTTCACGTCTCCTGTGCCTTTACATCCGTGTGACCTGGACAGTTTCCATGAGTATGAACCcaaggctgcagagagcagtcactgctttggagagaggaaaagtttCCCATCTGTCGGCGGAGCTGCCGTGGGAAGCCCACTAACTGACATTgactgggaagaagaggagagacaGCTGAGTTGTGTAGGGGACCCTGGCCCAGGGCTCAGGAGCCAGGATTATACCAAAGAGTTCCAACAAACCCCTGAGCTCCCAGCCGCCAGCCAGGGAGACCACAGGGAGAAGTCCCCGCAGAtcagccaccagcagcacagggagaagaCAGTGAAGAACATAGAAATCAAAAGCCCTGATGCCTCCCCTCCAagccaggaaagcctgaagcgCACCAAGATAACTTTTTATGTGGCCCCAAATAAAGAAAGCTCagtggaagaggaagaggagaaatccATGGCAAACACCAGCAGCAGCGACtcgcccagcagctgcagcagcgagCAGAGCCTGTCCAAGAGCTTGCAGACTGTGAGAGTCCATATCCCCCAGACAGTTTTCTATGGGCAGAATACCCCCCTTGTCCTGCAGTCCATCTCCAGGCGCTACCACCACGAACCAATGATCCCGTCCCCGCAGGCAGAGCACAAAGAGAGCCCCCAAAGTGCCTCCACTCCCGAGGAGCTGGAGAGCAAGCCCGTGGAAATGGCGCAGGCGCCAACCCAGAGCAAGGGCTTCAACACGTTCAGCCACACCATCCGTATCATCCTCCCCGCCTCCATTCGAAACACCGTCAGGGAGTATTTCAAGCACGATGAAACCAAGACCTGTCCCACGGCTGAGGCGGAAGCGGTGGAGAACGAACTCCTTCGGAGCAGGGTGGAATGGCTCCGGAGCCAGCCAGTGGCAGAGGTGGCCACAGAGGAGCGTGAAACAGTGGCATTTGCAGAAGAGACGTTTGTTTAGGGAGATGGTTGTGGAAGAACTGagtatttttttgtgtatgtgcagCAGAAAATATTCTGTAAGATATGATCAGGGTGTGAAGAATCCAGCAGGCTGCACGGGGCAATAAGTGTAAAGTGACACTAATGTATATGTAATGTTGGGGTCTAACATTCATtttggctggggaggaggggggggggagggggggaggtgttctttttttttctttacacccTTTTTCTACTTCACTGGCTGGGTGTCTAGTGGGCGGAATGCCACCAGACTCTCCTTGTCTGTGAATTAGGCGACCTGCACAGGGTCTGactccatttctttttaaagcagaaaaggagaaactctgctttgttttctccagtCGGCTGCTGATGTGTGTGGGTGACCGGAGAACTGGGACAGCTAATGCTCCATCGGAATTAGTTAAAAATCTTTACGCTTGCACAAAATCCTCCACTACTCACTGTTCATCGCCCCCATTCATCCAAAGGAAGGCCCTTCACCTCCATCCCGGAAATCACTGCCGCTTCTCTCTGCTCACCTTTTGTTCCCCGGGGGGGCTAGCTCACAGGCTGTGTTCGTTACGGCCTGAGGCTGGGATGCAGAAACATCAAATGGAGCCCAAAGCCCAGCTTTCACCGACAGACAGCATATGTAACATTTTTAACCCCaagattgcttttttttgccAATTAATTGTGCGTTGATTCGCTCTTCTCCTGTCTCCCCCAGAGCTAGCATTTGACAGAGCCACGGTTACTACAAAGGATTTTAGCACCGTCGCTTTGGCAGGGCTATGGACATTTGTCTTCTTCGGCGTCCTCTGGGAGGAGCTGGTCCCTTTAGTCCTAGTAAAAGGTGACATTATATTGTTGTAAACGATGGTGACATTTCAGAAGGCTCTTTTTCCAGATGCAGTGTGGGTGAGGCAACTAATCAAATTCCTAGTCACGCTGAGAGGGACTTCAGCAGGATTTGGCTTTAGCATGAGGTCAAGGAGTTGTGGAAGTTGTCGAGAATGTTGTCGAGTGGATGCTGAAACAAAGCCCCGTCTGGCCAGAAAGTTGTCAGACAGTCCATAAGCTGAGACTGTCCAGGCTTCAACAGCAGCGGTGCTGCCACAGAGCAGCAGCGAGTTCCCACTCAGCACAGTACGTGTCCCCGTGTGCTCCCGCAGAGTTAAGTCCGGAGAAGTGCCAGGGATGCGCTGAGCAGCACTAAAGAAATGCTGCCAGTGGA from Chroicocephalus ridibundus chromosome 9, bChrRid1.1, whole genome shotgun sequence encodes:
- the LOC134520980 gene encoding rho GTPase-activating protein 20-like, coding for MKPIVQRRRSTPSAITKALGKSKYHSRETTLSTSHSDNGLPSGVFSSPGSTFILDERVQLTVGLQTQERHLILFSDVLVIAKSKSSSSLKLKKQVHLSEVWTGTCLSEVTEKKMGPENSFVIGWPTTNYVVTFSSADVKERWLSALLWHINEVKQNEYVKNLTLQIFVLDADNCSSTTTVNVSNVETAESVMKKTLLQLGLPDKTSEHHLWVISGKDDPAYPLIGHEHPFSIAVSCLRDSADQQQGTNNNTLLADGTEASFLDQLPKEKQCQFVLKPRLQAPMQLRRESLQKHTKRKKSLIDWALRRSTSTPTGSPPSQSPTTPRKLFGLSLSSVCPDGILPKPIMDMLLLLYHEGPSTRGIFRRSANAKICKELKEKLNSGDDVQVDGESVFVAAAVITDFLRNIPDSVLSSDMHGLWMEAVDTENRAHKIEAIKSLVNQLPEANLILLRHLFGVLHHIEQNSGVNQMNAFNLALCIAPNMLWLPSPTGPEEESRSTKKVALLVQFLIENSGEIFGGDIASLFQRPDKKKSKNSEESLDIGLAQHDDSSDELEFSACDPEGPKHHLVSEADAIFEPSSGLLLDEDQEDWDLFSEITACYQSKVRKNASADSYDLLEEEGSFCSIGSIRSLSPARDRCSSEPSVCLSSQLPAQSHEPVARQSSCDATIMRSHTDYIHRLKQLQVESQKLIDEGLSPGGNKARQTLWQSPQTSSRVKKLSLQKSSLSNRSSFSSLSSTTTSPSASSLSSLDSAFSYCSESSAISPTDVSSLPFMFGTSARLHAVSPKIAKRSPKEWHKSFTSPVPLHPCDLDSFHEYEPKAAESSHCFGERKSFPSVGGAAVGSPLTDIDWEEEERQLSCVGDPGPGLRSQDYTKEFQQTPELPAASQGDHREKSPQISHQQHREKTVKNIEIKSPDASPPSQESLKRTKITFYVAPNKESSVEEEEEKSMANTSSSDSPSSCSSEQSLSKSLQTVRVHIPQTVFYGQNTPLVLQSISRRYHHEPMIPSPQAEHKESPQSASTPEELESKPVEMAQAPTQSKGFNTFSHTIRIILPASIRNTVREYFKHDETKTCPTAEAEAVENELLRSRVEWLRSQPVAEVATEERETVAFAEETFV